The following coding sequences lie in one Apostichopus japonicus isolate 1M-3 chromosome 13, ASM3797524v1, whole genome shotgun sequence genomic window:
- the LOC139978834 gene encoding uncharacterized protein, with protein MKILQGHSYSVLFLMSMVIMVTGYDGNCVMQMNPHETFLDCSRKNIVDVPTDIPHSVTRLSFFAGELHRLSPSPFLKLTLLNSIDFRWNKISVVMPFTFNYLQELTLIDLSRNFISGIDKGVFFRLKSLRQLLMSHNVIEELREECFQALPRLDELNLSSNRISRLVHSPFVQLPNLRTLDLSFNKVINISQGFFNGLTNLSTLILNNNALEHLRTDTFKRLPNLQYLYLSENDINVIGEVMSGFFSLRVLDLCSNNLTAIKKRSIQNMRSLERLRLSGNKIGIITTGTFSSLKSLKLLQIENNRIKRLPSRSFSNLTNLEQLSLRSNKIATVEPMAIQNLPMLLTLDLSNNEINTLLTKSFMELPHLRSLDLSYNHITIIQLGFFQFLPRLQTLSLFCNKIKMIESNQFNELKTLRSLELYNNSISSIAPCSFCGLIKLRTLNLQFNKIARISKNSFKDLRELRILWLSHNQLSRIGYGAVKYLTNIKHVSLAHNNKMRMGTCTLAAMKTLEGLVLENTTVNFAVTLFGNISFCKVNASENGSSDIYLNKLDTLNLVGTGMRYLSVPAFQRMPALQEVDLRDNMLSSIPSEFYIQHPGVLLHLHGNKMKTLY; from the coding sequence ATGAAGATACTCCAAGGCCATAGTTACTCCGTGTTGTTCTTGATGAGTATGGTAATCATGGTAACAGGTTACGACGGCAACTGTGTCATGCAGATGAATCCCCACGAGACTTTTCTCGATTGTTCTCGTAAGAATATCGTAGATGTTCCGACTGACATCCCGCACTCAGTCACGAGACTGTCTTTCTTCGCTGGAGAACTTCATCGATTGTCTCCAAGTCCTTTCCTTAAATTGACTCTTCTCAACTCAATCGATTTTCGTTGGAATAAAATTAGCGTCGTTATGCCTTTTACCTTCAACTATTTACAGGAATTGACGCTGATTGATCTATCGAGGAATTTCATATCTGGGATCGATAAAGGTGTATTCTTCCGTTTAAAATCGCTTAGGCAGTTATTAATGAGTCACAACGTAATAGAAGAGCTAAGAGAAGAATGCTTCCAAGCATTGCCTAGGCTCGATGAACTTAATTTATCTTCGAATCGTATCTCTCGATTGGTTCATTCACCATTCGTTCAACTCCCAAACTTAAGAACGCTTGATCTATCGTTTAACAAGGTTATCAATATTTCACAAGGATTTTTCAATGGATTGACAAACCTCTCTACATTAATTCTCAATAACAATGCATTGGAACATTTACGAACTGATACATTCAAGCGATTGCCGAACCtacaatatttgtatttaaGTGAAAATGACATCAACGTCATCGGTGAGGTCATGAGTGGCTTCTTCTCACTGCGAGTGCTTGATTTGTGTTCAAACAATCTTACGGCAATCAAGAAAAGGAGCATACAGAATATGAGATCTTTGGAACGTTTAAGGCTCTCTGGAAATAAAATTGGAATTATTACTACAGGTACGTTTTCTTCGCTGAAATcactcaagttattgcaaatcGAGAACAACCGAATCAAGAGGCTCCCGTCTCGTTCTTTCAGTAATCTGACCAACTTGGAACAACTGTCTTTAAGGAGCAACAAGATAGCGACGGTTGAACCAATGGCTATCCAAAATTTACCAATGTTGCTTACTCTCGACTTATCTAATAATGAAATTAACACGCTCCTGACAAAATCTTTCATGGAACTTCCACATTTAAGATCACTTGACTTATCTTATAACCACATCACAATTATTCAGTTGGGgttttttcaatttcttccacgaTTACAGACGTTGAGTTTGTTTTGCAATAAGATAAAAATGATTGAAAGCAATCAGTTTAACGAGTTGAAGACTTTGCGTTCCTTGGAATTATACAACAACAGTATAAGTAGCATTGCTCCCTGTTCATTCTGCGGTTTGATCAAGCTTAGAACCCTGAATTTACAATTCAACAAAATAGCGCGCATTTCtaaaaacagttttaaagaTTTACGTGAACTTAGAATACTTTGGTTGTCACATAATCAATTGAGCAGGATTGGATATGGAGCTGTGAAATATCTAACAAACATCAAGCATGTCTCTCTTGCACacaataataaaatgagaatgGGAACATGCACATTAGCCGCCATGAAGACTCTAGAGGGACTGGTTCTAGAAAATACAACAGTCAACTTCGCGGTGACATTATTCGGCAACATCTCATTCTGTAAAGTAAATGCTTCTGAGAATGGAAGTTCTGACatatatttgaataaattagATACTTTAAACTTGGTTGGAACAGGCATGAGATATCTGTCAGTGCCGGCGTTTCAACGTATGCCCGCATTGCAAGAGGTCGATCTACGTGATAATATGTTATCAAGCATACCGTCCGAGTTTTATATTCAACATCCGGGTGTTTTACTTCATTTACATGGAAATAAAATGAAGACGCTGTATTAG